One Pleurocapsa sp. PCC 7327 DNA segment encodes these proteins:
- a CDS encoding adenine phosphoribosyltransferase, with product MDLKSLIRDIPDFPKPGITFRDITTLLSNPEGLRYAIDTLTQKCKDAGLVPDYIVGMESRGFIFGTPLAYTLNAGFVPVRKPGKLPAAVHAVEYELEYGTDRLEIHQDAIDGRSRVLIVDDLIATGGTAKATADLLEQIGCQVLGFSFIIELTELEGRKKLPDVPIITLVQY from the coding sequence ATGGATCTCAAATCTCTCATTCGAGATATTCCTGACTTTCCGAAGCCGGGAATTACTTTTCGCGATATTACGACCCTGCTTAGCAATCCGGAGGGGTTGCGCTACGCGATCGATACATTAACTCAGAAGTGTAAAGACGCTGGTTTGGTTCCCGATTACATCGTCGGTATGGAATCTCGCGGTTTTATCTTTGGAACGCCGCTAGCCTATACCCTCAATGCTGGATTCGTTCCAGTCCGCAAACCGGGAAAGCTTCCAGCGGCGGTTCATGCCGTTGAATACGAGCTAGAGTATGGAACCGATCGCTTGGAAATCCATCAAGATGCTATAGACGGTCGAAGTCGAGTGCTGATCGTTGACGATCTCATTGCTACTGGTGGAACGGCTAAAGCAACAGCCGATTTACTAGAACAAATTGGCTGCCAGGTCTTGGGATTTAGTTTTATCATCGAGTTAACCGAATTAGAAGGGCGCAAAAAATTGCCAGATGTTCCTATTATTACGTTAGTTCAATATTAG
- a CDS encoding DUF3038 domain-containing protein, with protein MSPSTTIMSDSNSPVDAKPHILNILPDFPIIGQQSAIRIQQKIDLILLAIEALELGASEQFLATAKQLDLQGIIKNRIVLWRLRCTNPWRRSYLRNSLTLEQAKALVIIASYRAKQLIVPIRNLLLAEQQMRDKGLPLDNHFLLSEYLEQFRSHFRSRMNPRRAKVAVYLGWEDELNELALSLLHQLIFFTGTMGMQRFWISLFDGEVA; from the coding sequence ATGAGTCCTTCTACAACTATAATGTCCGATTCTAATTCTCCTGTTGATGCCAAACCACACATTTTAAATATTCTGCCCGACTTTCCTATCATAGGGCAGCAATCTGCTATTCGCATTCAGCAAAAAATTGACCTGATCCTCTTGGCGATCGAAGCTTTGGAATTAGGAGCGTCAGAGCAGTTTTTAGCAACGGCTAAACAGTTAGATCTTCAGGGGATTATTAAAAATCGGATCGTCCTGTGGCGCTTGCGTTGCACGAATCCTTGGCGGCGTTCTTACCTGCGCAACAGCCTTACCTTGGAGCAAGCAAAAGCGCTTGTCATTATCGCTAGCTATCGAGCCAAACAACTCATCGTTCCCATCCGCAACCTACTGCTTGCCGAACAACAAATGCGAGATAAAGGATTGCCCTTAGATAACCATTTTCTCTTATCGGAGTATCTAGAACAGTTTCGTTCGCACTTTCGCAGTCGCATGAATCCCCGTCGCGCTAAGGTAGCTGTTTATCTCGGTTGGGAAGACGAATTGAACGAACTCGCCCTATCCCTACTTCATCAGCTAATATTTTTTACGGGTACGATGGGCATGCAGCGATTTTGGATTAGTTTGTTTGACGGAGAGGTGGCATGA
- a CDS encoding DUF4335 domain-containing protein gives MTIRRQYSLPNCTLILEGLSNEAAPADATDARPMLSILVNAECQFVGINKKLHGGRTFLENLVKAVSAYAQECLSGVRHPQDSRENGDRIYLEKIEGTNLHRLTWQPAEDANEQPVEIELTTVQLFDLVEAVDQFAADTRTLPDISIELKPLSRRYRKPDEPIAQRAIPATLGVLGLALTGFIAFLLPIPEVRKPEPEPQASPTQTTPNSQPSPPGNPPTP, from the coding sequence ATGACCATTCGACGACAGTATAGTTTGCCTAACTGTACTTTAATTTTAGAAGGATTGAGCAATGAGGCAGCACCTGCTGACGCAACAGATGCACGACCAATGCTATCAATTTTGGTCAATGCAGAATGTCAGTTTGTTGGCATTAACAAAAAGCTGCACGGCGGACGGACGTTTTTGGAAAATTTAGTCAAAGCGGTCAGTGCCTATGCCCAGGAGTGTCTCAGCGGAGTTCGCCACCCCCAGGACTCTCGGGAAAATGGCGATCGCATTTATTTAGAAAAAATTGAAGGAACTAATCTGCACCGCCTCACGTGGCAACCCGCAGAAGACGCCAACGAACAACCCGTCGAAATTGAATTAACGACAGTGCAGTTATTCGATCTTGTAGAAGCCGTCGATCAATTTGCTGCCGACACTCGCACCTTACCCGATATCTCGATCGAGTTAAAACCCCTATCTCGTCGCTACCGTAAACCCGACGAACCTATCGCCCAAAGAGCCATTCCCGCCACATTAGGAGTCTTGGGATTAGCGTTGACTGGGTTTATTGCTTTCTTGCTCCCCATTCCCGAAGTTCGCAAACCCGAACCCGAACCCCAAGCAAGTCCGACACAAACGACTCCGAATTCTCAGCCATCTCCTCCTGGTAATCCCCCAACACCATAG
- a CDS encoding NAD(P)-dependent alcohol dehydrogenase has protein sequence MKAIIINRYGSADVLQYADVEKPSLKSDRLLIKIYASSVNPIDWKIRQGMLQFLTGYKFPLILGFDVSGEVVEVGDRVTKFKPGDAVYAYLGSIPGGAYAEYVAVAEQFVCLKPNNITHEQAAAVPLAATTALQALRDAGEIKRGQKVLINGASGGVGTFAVQIAKAWETEVTAVCSTKNVELVKSLGADRVIDYTQQDFTKETEKYDIIFDVVSKRSFSECKNNLLSQGIYIALLPSPDVLVNSFLTSLIPGKKAKLFFAKASGKDLAQLKQLIEADKIRSVIDRTYPLSEIAEAHRYSESGRAVGKIVITLESNH, from the coding sequence ATGAAAGCAATCATCATTAATCGGTACGGTTCTGCTGATGTCTTACAATACGCAGATGTCGAAAAGCCTTCTCTAAAAAGCGATCGACTGCTAATCAAAATTTATGCCAGTAGCGTCAATCCCATCGATTGGAAAATCAGACAGGGAATGCTTCAATTCCTGACAGGCTATAAATTTCCATTAATTTTAGGGTTTGACGTTTCGGGAGAAGTGGTAGAAGTCGGCGATCGAGTGACAAAATTCAAGCCCGGAGATGCAGTCTATGCCTATCTCGGTTCTATTCCCGGCGGGGCTTATGCTGAATATGTAGCCGTTGCAGAACAGTTTGTTTGCCTCAAACCAAATAACATCACTCACGAACAAGCGGCTGCCGTTCCCCTTGCTGCTACAACTGCCCTACAAGCCCTGCGAGATGCAGGAGAGATAAAAAGAGGTCAAAAAGTTCTCATTAACGGCGCATCGGGCGGTGTAGGGACATTTGCAGTGCAAATTGCTAAGGCATGGGAAACAGAAGTCACGGCAGTTTGTAGCACAAAAAACGTGGAATTGGTAAAAAGCTTAGGCGCAGATCGAGTCATTGATTACACGCAACAAGACTTTACGAAAGAAACTGAAAAATACGACATTATTTTTGATGTGGTGAGCAAACGCTCTTTTTCTGAATGTAAAAATAATCTACTTTCTCAAGGGATTTATATCGCTCTTTTGCCAAGCCCTGACGTTCTTGTGAATAGTTTTTTGACTTCTTTAATTCCAGGGAAAAAAGCGAAATTATTTTTTGCCAAAGCAAGTGGTAAGGACTTGGCTCAATTAAAACAATTAATTGAAGCCGATAAGATTCGCTCCGTTATCGATCGCACTTATCCCTTATCAGAAATAGCTGAGGCTCATCGCTATAGTGAAAGCGGTCGCGCAGTTGGCAAGATTGTCATTACTTTAGAAAGCAATCACTAA
- a CDS encoding MBL fold metallo-hydrolase produces MKLTWLDSNSWLIELAGKRILLDPWLVGSLVFGNLSWLFKGEKNVSRPIPEKIDLILLSQGLEDHAHPPTLKLLDRNIPVVASPNAARVVRELGYVQVTALAHGETFTFANQLEIKAVPGSPIGPQLVENGYLLKDLENGQTIYYEPHGYHSPSLKENAPVDVVITPIIDLKIPLLGSVIKGQQSALEVCKWLQPQVIVPTAAGGDITFEGLLMSVLRAEGSVETFRALLAKNNLSTRAIEPKPGEAFEVELEKRAVSL; encoded by the coding sequence ATGAAGTTAACTTGGCTCGACAGTAATTCTTGGCTGATCGAACTGGCTGGAAAACGCATCCTCCTCGACCCCTGGTTAGTTGGTTCTCTAGTCTTTGGCAATCTCTCGTGGCTGTTCAAAGGGGAAAAAAACGTCTCTCGTCCCATTCCCGAAAAGATCGATTTGATTCTACTGTCCCAAGGATTAGAAGATCACGCCCATCCTCCGACACTCAAACTACTCGATCGCAATATTCCCGTCGTTGCTTCTCCCAATGCAGCTAGGGTAGTTCGAGAGTTAGGATACGTACAGGTAACGGCTTTAGCCCATGGAGAAACTTTTACCTTTGCCAATCAATTAGAAATCAAAGCCGTTCCCGGTTCTCCTATCGGACCGCAGTTAGTTGAAAATGGCTATTTGCTAAAAGATCTAGAAAACGGTCAAACAATCTATTACGAACCTCACGGCTATCATTCTCCTTCTCTCAAAGAGAATGCACCTGTCGATGTCGTTATTACCCCGATTATCGATCTAAAAATCCCGCTTCTAGGTTCGGTCATTAAGGGACAACAGAGTGCCTTGGAAGTATGTAAATGGTTGCAACCTCAAGTCATCGTGCCAACAGCAGCAGGAGGTGACATAACCTTTGAAGGATTGCTGATGTCCGTGCTTCGTGCTGAAGGAAGCGTCGAAACATTTCGTGCTTTGCTTGCCAAAAATAACCTCTCGACGCGGGCGATCGAACCAAAACCGGGCGAAGCATTTGAAGTAGAGTTAGAAAAAAGGGCTGTTAGCCTTTGA
- a CDS encoding site-2 protease family protein, which translates to MNGNIRVGNLFGIPFYVNPSWFFVLGLVTLSYGGELTSFPQLTGITPWILGFVAALLLFASVVFHELGHSFVAIAQGIKVRSITLFLFGGLATLEKESNSPLQAFLVAIAGPVVSLFLFGLFTILANNLSLPSPVEAIVYLLASINLILGLFNLIPGLPLDGGNVLKAIVWQITGNPNKGIIFASRVGQFFGWLAVILGGLSILGLSQFGSFWTLLIGLFLLQNAGFSAQSARIQETLSQYTAQDAVIPNSPIVPATLTLRDFANDYVIGQNQWKKFLVTNEAGQLLGELAVDDLKKVPTSKWTEVRVSELIQPSRAMEMISADRSLLEVVKLLEQKNLQQLTVVGENGVVVGLLEKTSIVNFLQQQAQAKAA; encoded by the coding sequence ATGAATGGCAACATTCGCGTCGGCAATTTATTTGGGATTCCTTTTTATGTGAATCCTTCCTGGTTTTTTGTCCTGGGCTTAGTAACTTTGAGTTACGGGGGAGAACTAACATCATTTCCTCAACTCACAGGAATAACACCCTGGATTCTAGGATTTGTTGCCGCACTGTTATTATTTGCTTCTGTGGTATTCCACGAACTAGGACATAGTTTCGTTGCGATCGCTCAAGGAATTAAAGTTAGATCGATTACTTTATTTCTCTTTGGCGGATTGGCAACGTTAGAGAAGGAATCGAATAGTCCCTTGCAAGCTTTCTTAGTCGCGATCGCAGGACCAGTTGTTAGTCTATTTCTGTTCGGTCTATTTACAATTCTCGCCAACAACTTATCTCTGCCCTCTCCCGTAGAAGCGATCGTTTACTTACTCGCTTCAATTAATTTAATCTTGGGATTATTTAACCTAATTCCTGGCTTACCCCTAGATGGAGGCAACGTTCTTAAAGCGATCGTTTGGCAGATTACAGGAAACCCTAATAAAGGTATTATCTTTGCCAGTAGAGTCGGTCAATTCTTTGGTTGGCTAGCCGTAATTTTAGGCGGACTATCTATCTTAGGACTGAGCCAATTTGGTAGTTTTTGGACGCTATTAATTGGTTTATTTCTATTACAAAATGCTGGTTTCTCCGCTCAATCGGCTAGAATTCAAGAAACTTTAAGTCAATACACGGCTCAAGATGCCGTTATCCCTAATAGTCCAATTGTCCCTGCTACCTTAACGCTGCGGGACTTTGCCAATGATTATGTCATTGGACAGAACCAGTGGAAAAAGTTTTTAGTAACTAACGAAGCCGGACAATTATTAGGAGAACTTGCCGTCGATGACCTGAAAAAAGTTCCCACTTCTAAATGGACAGAAGTTCGAGTTAGCGAACTCATTCAACCATCACGAGCAATGGAAATGATTAGCGCCGATCGCTCTCTATTAGAAGTCGTTAAACTACTAGAACAGAAAAATCTACAACAGCTAACGGTTGTTGGTGAAAATGGCGTTGTTGTTGGACTTTTGGAGAAAACATCAATTGTTAATTTCCTGCAACAACAAGCCCAAGCTAAAGCAGCTTGA
- the argF gene encoding ornithine carbamoyltransferase, whose product MGIKDLKGRDILGIADLSAAEIKDLLQLAADLKSGNRSPVCNKILGLLFYKASTRTRVSFTVAMHQLGGQVIDLNPNLTQVGRGEPISDTARVLDRYIDILAVRTFKQTDLEEFARYAQIPIINALSDLEHPCQILADLLTIQECFGKISGVTATFLGDGNNVAHSFILGGALMGMKIRIATPEAHKPEPAIVEKARQLAVDGAEIIITEDPIEAVKGSQVVYTDVWASMGQEASAESRIPMFQPYQVNEEILAHADSDAIVLHCLPAHRGEEITEAVIEGKQSRVWDEAENRMHAQKALLVSLLGIE is encoded by the coding sequence ATGGGGATTAAAGACTTAAAAGGCAGAGATATTTTAGGTATAGCAGACTTGAGCGCGGCAGAAATTAAAGATTTGTTGCAACTCGCCGCCGACCTGAAAAGTGGAAATCGATCGCCTGTTTGTAACAAAATCTTAGGATTATTATTTTACAAAGCTTCTACTCGCACTCGCGTGTCTTTTACCGTTGCCATGCACCAACTTGGCGGTCAAGTCATCGATCTCAATCCCAACCTCACTCAAGTTGGCAGGGGCGAACCTATCTCAGACACAGCAAGGGTTTTAGATCGCTATATCGATATTTTGGCAGTGCGAACCTTCAAGCAAACCGACTTGGAAGAGTTTGCTCGCTATGCCCAAATTCCGATTATTAATGCCTTGAGCGATCTAGAGCATCCCTGTCAAATTCTAGCGGATTTATTGACGATTCAAGAATGTTTTGGCAAGATTTCAGGCGTTACGGCAACTTTTCTCGGCGATGGCAATAATGTCGCCCATTCCTTCATTCTCGGCGGTGCCTTAATGGGCATGAAAATTCGCATAGCTACCCCAGAGGCACATAAACCAGAACCCGCTATTGTAGAAAAGGCAAGGCAATTGGCAGTAGACGGGGCGGAAATTATCATTACTGAAGACCCCATTGAGGCAGTGAAAGGATCGCAAGTGGTTTATACTGACGTTTGGGCAAGTATGGGACAAGAAGCTTCAGCTGAGTCGAGAATTCCCATGTTTCAACCTTACCAAGTTAACGAAGAAATTCTCGCTCATGCGGATTCGGATGCGATCGTACTGCACTGTTTGCCTGCCCATCGAGGAGAGGAAATTACTGAAGCTGTCATTGAAGGCAAGCAATCGCGGGTATGGGATGAGGCAGAAAACCGCATGC